Part of the Trueperaceae bacterium genome is shown below.
GGAGCCAGACGGATGGCGGAGGCCGCCGCCGCGGCCGGCGTGGTGGCTCGCACGATGTTCAACTACCGGCGCCTGCCGGCCGTCGCCGAGGCGCTGCGGCGCGTCGGTGCCGGCGAGATCGGCGCCTTCACCGACCTGCACATCGCCTACCGCACCGAGTACGCCGCCGACCGAGAACTCCCCTTCTCGTGGCGCTACGACCGCACCACTGCCGGCGGGGGCGCGCTCGTCGACGTCGGCGCGCACGCGGTCGACCTCGCGCTGGCGCTATGCGGGCCGGTGGCGGAGGTGGTCGGGGCGCTGGAGAGCGTCGTCGTGAAGGAGCGTCGCATGCCGGCCGCGGCCGTGTCGGGGCACTCGCGCGCGGTCCTGGGCGATGAGCGCCGCTCCGTGGACACCGACGACGTGTTCTCGGCGCTGCTGCGCTTCCAGAGCGGTTGTCAGGGGCACCTCCTCGCCAGCCGCATGGCCGTGGGGCACGGCAACTCGCTGACGTTCGCCCTCGCGGGGACGGAGGGGAGCCTGCGGTTCGACAGCGAGCGGCCGAACACCTACGACATCGCCGTGCGGCGACACGGGGAGGCGTCGCACTTCGAGCGGGTGCACGTCGGCGCGCGGTCGCCCTACGTCGCCGAGCTGCTGCCCGTGCCGCACGACGGGGTCACGGTGGGGTACTCCGAGGCGTTCGGCTTCGCCGTCGCCGACTTCCTCGAGGCGGTCGTGAACGGCGCTGACGGGCACGGAAGGCCCTTCGCGGACGGCGTGGCCGCGGCCGAGGTGATCGAGGCGATGCAGGCGTCCGCGCGCCTGGGTGTGCCGGTGAGGGTGGGGGTGCGGCGGTGAGGCGCCGCCCGGGGAGCGACGGACCCGCGCGGGCGGGTGGTCGGCGGTGAAGCTCGGCCTCATGACCGACGGGCTGGCGCACCTCAGCCGCGCCGACTGCCTCGACCAGGTGGCGTCGTGGGGCCTCGAGGCCGTCGAGTTCGGGCTGGGCGGATGGTCTAGCGCGCCGCACGTCGACCTGGATGCCCTGCTGCGCAGCGCCGCCGAGCGTCGCCGGCTGCTCGACGAGGTCGCGGACCGCGGCCTCCTCATCTCCGCCCTCAACGCCTCGGGCAACCAGCTCCACCCCGGACCGTCGGGCGCGGCCGACAGCGCGAAGGTCGACGCCACCGTGGAGCTGGCCGTGCTCCTGGGCGTCCGCCGGGTGGTGCTGATGTCCGGTCTGCCGGGCGCGCCCGGCGACACCTACCCGAACTGGATCACCACGTCGTGGCCGCCCGAGACCCTCGAGGTCCTGGAGTGGCAGTGGCGCGAGCGCCTGGTGCCGTACTGGCGCGAGCTGACGGTGCGGGCGC
Proteins encoded:
- a CDS encoding Gfo/Idh/MocA family oxidoreductase; amino-acid sequence: MSLGICVIGAGMVGAAHAAAYRAYLPRFRTGGSSLDLLSVCDVRREAAEAVAARYGFREAVTDWREAVADERVGLVSVALPNAEHEEVVLAALAAGKHVLCEKPLALTAAGARRMAEAAAAAGVVARTMFNYRRLPAVAEALRRVGAGEIGAFTDLHIAYRTEYAADRELPFSWRYDRTTAGGGALVDVGAHAVDLALALCGPVAEVVGALESVVVKERRMPAAAVSGHSRAVLGDERRSVDTDDVFSALLRFQSGCQGHLLASRMAVGHGNSLTFALAGTEGSLRFDSERPNTYDIAVRRHGEASHFERVHVGARSPYVAELLPVPHDGVTVGYSEAFGFAVADFLEAVVNGADGHGRPFADGVAAAEVIEAMQASARLGVPVRVGVRR
- a CDS encoding sugar phosphate isomerase/epimerase — its product is MKLGLMTDGLAHLSRADCLDQVASWGLEAVEFGLGGWSSAPHVDLDALLRSAAERRRLLDEVADRGLLISALNASGNQLHPGPSGAADSAKVDATVELAVLLGVRRVVLMSGLPGAPGDTYPNWITTSWPPETLEVLEWQWRERLVPYWRELTVRAHRAGVLLCIEQHGRQCVHNTETFLRLREAVAAEVGEAAAEVLRVNFDPSHLLWMGGEPVEAIRALGGSIGHVHAKDTRLEEKHRRDGLLDANPNVPVEARAWNYVSVGRGRSAAEWARVLGALRDVGYDDVLSIENEDHS